CACTGCCTCGTTTGCGAGGTTGGTATCACACACTAAAATAGTCTAAAAAGGCCTCTTAGCATCAGTTTAAACGTGTTTTGGCTCCTTTCTGCCAGAAGTGGAAGGTGATGAATGCAGCTCTAATGGCTCAAAACACCCAGCAGCTACACGCATCCTCCACAACACCCTGCCATGCTCCTGCATAACACACTTCCAAGGTTACCAGCATTTGCTGGCACCAAGAAAAGCTCCCCCAGGCCCCCAACCCTGGCCACAGCCACTTGGCTGTGATCTTTGCACAACAGCTTCCAGCTGCGGTTTCAACCAAAAGCCAGCCAAGGCACAGGGACCACAAACCAGCACGGTTGCACTCCTGGCAATGGATTTTGGGCTGTTTATGGCAAAGACTTTCAGACTcggctaggattttttttcctcctaccgAGACATTTATCTCCAAGCTAAATGAACACAGTGTTTAACTGCTGCTCTCCCGCTGTGGGCTAGCAGGTGATGTGGAGATTTACTTGCCGGCTGGTGCAGGGCAAAACACCCCAGTTTACAACGGCAGCCACATTCCAGGGAAGCGGCTGCAGAGCTAAAGCGCAGCTGGAGGTCcatgggagaggagggaggcatCTTGCAGCAGCATGTGAGAAAGCAGAGGTATCTTGATGCAGACAATATTGCTGTTTAATAAAAGCATCCTCCCTAGACGGCTGTTGCTGAAAATGCTGCCAGGACTGCAGCGGGCTGGCCTGAGCCAGCTCAACAGTCGGAGTCTTGCTAAGGGAAGGAAGCaagttgcaggttttttttctatatctttaaaaataatctaattttacTTCTCTGACAACAACCATGTCCTAAACTTACGGTAAGTCCCTCCTGGCCTTGAACTAAAccatgtggaaaaaagaaaaccaaactaaaccCAACTCTGTTCCATACATTCACCCAATTTAAAATCTTCCCTTTGCAGGTTCTTCGCCAAACCTGAGGGCTGCATAAGGCTCCAGGACCATCATCCACCTCGGTTCCAGCATCCACCCCCTGCCCATGCTGAGTGGACAAAGCCAAGGCATGGAGCCAGGCTGGCTCAGCTGGGTACCCACGAGGGGGCAATGGGGGTATGCAGCTCTCCCTGGCCCCACCAGCGCCCCTCCCAGCACACCAGGTGTTCCCTCCACTGCATGAACATCCCTAAGCCTGCATCCTTTCTCCTCAAAGCAGGCAGCCAAGGAGCAacaagctgctgcagcagcgttTGGATGTGGACAGCACAGTCACTGGCCCGCCAGAGGGTTAGGGTTTTGCCAGCGCTTGGCTGAACCCCTGCACACAGGCTATGGGCTGGAGACCCTGCGGGGATGCTTTGAGAGGGCAAAAGAGTGGATTTGTAGACAGGTCAAGACCCAGCTGGGGCAGCAAAACTGTGAAACAAAGAGCAGGCATTGAAGGGGACAAGTGGGGTGGGAGGGCAAAAGGCCAAGGGGACCGTGGCACATGTGCCCAGCTGCTTCCTCCAGCCCCAAGATCTCACTCCCTTAACCACAAAAGTACGAAACTAAGAAGGCAGGAGAGTTTTTTCCCCGTCTTTATAATCAGCCTTCCCTCCACTGCCAGCAGCTGGCTTGTGGTGGGTGCAGGAGCAGCCTCCTGGCCCCGCACAGGGCTGAGACCCAAGCCAGCAGAGGAAAGGTTTCTACCCAGCTGCTTAACCCGCTCCGTGAGGCTCACGGGAAAAGCTATTTGGATCCTTCCCAGCTCCACAGCCCTTCCAGCCACAGAAAATATCTTCCCAGGAATGTGAGATACAAGCCTGATAAGCACATGTTTTAAAACAAGATGGGGATAGGTTTTAAAGCTGTCCTTCTGTTCAGGCTGTGTTTAAGCAGCACCAGGGTAATCTGTTATGATGGGGGATTTTCATCAATTTAGTAAGTCCAAAGCTGTAGCATTACACAGTATGAAGCCTTGTCTTCTCAAATCACTTTAGCTTTGCAGCCCCAGAAAACAGCTGCTTGAAGTGAAGAGGGGCCAAAAGAGGAGGAACTGGGTTACGAGGAAATACACTGACTTCATTTCCAACTCAGTTGTGTCACCGACTGTTAACAAGTGCATTTACCAGCCACGGGCCTCCCACTTAACGGCATGTAGCAACTCCCAACGCAAGGAGCTGCATCCCGACTTTCCCTCGCCCAGCTGCCTCAGCAGCATGGCTGAGACCGCTCCTTGTCACTGCCACCGTCCTTCCCTGCCATCAAGTGTGGTTTAACCTCTCCTCCCCGGTGCCTAGGAGGCTTGACACTGCAGAGCAGCAAGACTTGCCCTTTTCCCTGAGAAACTGAAGGCAGCAAGGCATTTTTGGGAAGCGCGGTgcagccagcagcaaaaccaCTTCTCTTGCAGCTCGCTGGAGTGACGAACAGAACAAAATCCTGCATCTCAAGAGCCTTTGAACTGACACTTTCCTACAACAGGCTGAAGGGAGACTTCCCATCAGAGGCTCCGCCATGCAGAAAAGCATATGAGACTGACAGGAGCATGTCACACACTAGTCAGGCACGTTTGCACACACCAATTAAACATCCCAATTAGCCTGGAGTATAGACAGGATGGCATGCAATTTGCCCTAAGCCATTCAACCCACAGCAAGGCTGTACTGCTCATCATGCTTTTAAGCACCTGCTCTTCAAAGCAGCACCTCATCATTTGTACACAGCTGCCACACAGCAATTTGCTCCAGGTGTGCCCAGGGTTCCAAGCCTCAGCATAACTAGCCAAGCAGCCAGGCAGGGGGAAGAACCGTTTTCACTCTCACATCTCAGCTCCACTCAGTTTAAATGCTTTGACTCACTGGAAGTGGGAGCCAGGGCTATTAGGAGCTGCAcagccagagcaggggctgcATGGCCACACAAGCACTGCCCTGCCCACACTGAACTTACTCCACTGAGAAGCAAAAGTCTCAAACTAAGCAAGTGCTTACTCCCCCCTTCCTTTAAGGCTCCCAGTTTTTAACAAAGATGCAACAGGAAGGGTAAGATAGCATCCTCACCTGGCCCCATTAAACAAATCCTCTGCAAGAAAAGCAAGAGCTGGCAGTTATTTTATTTAGGCTTTGAACCTGCCTCCCTGCCTTTCAGCCCCATTGGGTGAAGGTAGAGGAGCAATAATTTACATTGCTCAGATTACACCAAAACTGTACCACAGCCAGAAGCGCAGCTGGCCCCAAGACCCTTTCTTGGGagagctaaaaaaaaagatatgtaaaTGAAGTTCCCACAGAACTAAAATAGGGTGTGTTTAAACCAGACAGGAACCTCCGAGATAACTAGGGCACACTCCACTCCCACCTCCACAGACAGTATCTCACTCCTCCCATCCCGCTGCCGCATCTATCTCACCCCTGCAGAAACCTGCCTCTACCTCAGTCCTTCAGCACCAGGGGCCAAAACCTGACAGAAGACAGCCAAGATGCCAAAACTCTGCTGAAGCAGAGGCCTCACAGACCAACAGCTAGCAAGTGGGTCAGTCATGCCCTCCCCTTTCAGGCCTTAACCTCCTATACCCGGAACAGTTAATGACTTAGAGTCCAAGGCAACATCCCTGGTCAGGCACACACAATCGTGTTGTCAGCAGCAACATAAACCCCCTTGCCCCCGCTGAGGCTCTGTGAAGGAATCTGTATTCCTTTATTCAATCCAGACTGCCACGAGGTCAGGCAGGTAGAAAGCGCAAGGAACCCATTACTGTTGCATCTCAGCAAGAACCAGAGAAGCAATGGCCGTTTGCTCCAGGTCTGTCAAATAGATGCATTTCCTAACAAGGAACACAGCAGGAACCAAAGTTATAATACTCGGGTAAGTCTCATGCCCAGACACGCACCTGCTTTGTGATAAGCCTAGGATAGGGCTAGGCCATTCTGACATTTCTCTCCTCAAGGAGAAAGCAAGTACAGAAAAACCCGAAATCCTGTAACTTGACTGAGTTCTAGTTAATCTGCTCCTGAATACCTGTCAAATACAGAGGAGCTAGTACCACAGTCAGGCTGTGTTGGAAAACCTAGTAATTTCACCCCCTCCCCACAATGTTCCCACTACCTGGGCTCAGAGACTGCTGGTGTTACGACTACTGCTCCATCCATCCTCCTCCCTTTATCTTGAAGTCATACTGCAACTGAGGGCAGACTCGATATCCTTGTCTGACAAAGCAGCTCAGCCAGCACTCAGCTTGAGTAGCACATACTCcattctgttggggttttttaattaattttggtaTCTTCCAGAGATAGAAGTCTCTGTGCAATCGTGAAAGATGAAGAAGGTCCGCTCGACTACGATGACATTTCTTGAGCTTTGCCTTATTCCCCTCAGCCTGCTCTTGTACTCCAATGCCACAGGTAGAAACTACATGAGGTCTGTCTGGAGACAGTCAAGTTGTAGCACGCTAGGGCCAGGCTGTACTACTGACAGCACCAAGTCCTCGGACAAACATCTTGCTGCAAACCCCTCAGAAACACTAGACCAAAAGGCATCACCTATGGGTTTAAATGAGTTTTATTTTAGACAACCTACATGacagatgttttgttttttctttttttttaaaacaatgcctCCACTCCAAATCAGGGTCAAAATAACTGAATAAAGCTCAAGATGACATCAGTCCAGTTGTTAGACATTGCCAATTCCTGGTGTTGTGCCGATGAAGAAGAAACAGCAGCCAGCTATGAAGACAGGTGATCCAAAACCATACTGTTTGATTTGTTACTGAAACAAGAGTAGCAAGTGTTAGTTCAAGGTCATGACAATCAGGGTAAGTTTGTGTAACTTATTTGTGTATTCCCTAATTCAATCCGAGCTGCCACAGTCAGGCAGGCAGAAAGTGCAAGGAAGTTATTTTTGCATCTTAGTGCAAACCAGAGAGCAACAGGACAAGTGCTCATGGTCTATCAGAGGATGCTGAGCTTTTCTACGATCATACAGAGCAACTGGCATCAGCTGCTGAGCAAGTCAGGCAAGATACTCATTCACACCCTTTTTGCTCGACACACCAAGTTTCAGATTTCCTCTCAAATAAGAGCATGTCCTAAACAAGTACTAAAGCTTACAATGTACATGCTGTCTCTTACAAGAGCTGTACCAAGAAGCTGGAACAGTTTTCTGCCCCCTGGAACACCCTGCTAGTATTCTTTTACCCCATCTTGAAGGGGATGGGGTTATCCGAATGACACATCCAAAAGGTCTGCCCAAGTAGGGGAGATGCACACAAGCTTCTGCTCAGAGGAGGTACCTTTCAGGTGACTGCCTATTCTGGGGTCCAGGACAGACATCACCCTTCAGTCAAGCTGCAGGAGACTGTGTGTCTGGGCCAATAAAAGTGTTCCTCTAGTTAGACTACTGCTCCACACTAGAAGTTGGTTCATCTTTACATGACTTGCATACCAGAAAGCCTGTAAGAGGCTTTACAGATAAATTTAGCTGGCTATAAACAGGCTTCATAAGTCTGCAATCAGTGGGCAAAGCAATTGGTGATCCCACACTGCTAGTCTACAGTGAATTCCACAGCTCTCAGAATAAGCCAAAAAATGCAAGTGTTGGGATCCAAATACTGTTTCATTGCAACTACATTCCAACCCGGAGTAACTAAAGAGAAAGCAGACTGCAGGAGCTGCCTGAGCTCAGGCAATTGGAGATTCCAGATAGAATAAGGTTAAGTATTCGGTCAACTACTACCATGTTCCCAAATTTAGGGCAATATTTAAACAGATAGTTCTTGCATAACAAAATAAGGGCATGAGACTAAGTGAAAGAAGATGAAACGTGATCATATAAGGTACTTCAGAATTAACCCCCACAAGAGGGATCCAAAGTAGAAGTGCTCCATTTCAGAGGACATTGTCTTTAATCTaatagtttaaaaccattaccaaCTACACACATCTCACCAAGGCAACTCCTTCTGCATTTCTTAGCCATTAAGTCACAATGAATCATTGCAGTGAAACTACATCTCCTTTGAGTATGACTCATTAGTATACAAGGGAAGTTTCAGACACTTTGTAGAATATGAAGCAGCAATTAGGCCGTGCTCACATGAACTTTAGGTTTTTAAACTGGCAGTTACTGCTCAACTTTAACAGGGATACGACAGAACAAGTGATGCACTGAAAGAGCTAATCATGTAGTTAGGCGCATTCATCCAATTCAAGTCAGTACTTACACATTTCTCAATTTCTAAGCCGTCCTTAAAGAAAATCATATATGGGGTCACACCATCCTCACGGAAATCCAGGAGAGCCACCATACCATCTGGATTCATGTTCTCTCCTACAAAGAACTTCAGAGAAATGTGTTACTGAGACATTTAATGAGCTACTACCAGGGAAAGTGCCTTTTATACAAGAAAGCTGTAACATCTACTAGTTCAGTTTAGACAtgtccctgcccagctgcagggattttgctttctgcagcttgtCCATTTTAGTACCACATAACTTTACCACGCTGCTGTGAACAGCAGAGTAAGACACAGCAGGGGCCAAAGTGATCCATCTTTCTGATGACTACAAATATAGTTATCTACAAGTGTTGCAAGCTGAAATGAGATCCCCAAACACCTAAGAGTCTTCCACTGTTTCTCCTCCCTGACCCTCAGAGTCCCTAATACTCTCAGAGAAGAGTAAGTTAGATGCCCTCACAACAAGAGCCCTCAAAACTCTCCACAAGCTAGTTCAGCAGATGAATCAATTGCAGCTTGTATCACTGCAATACTGCTGTAAGGAGACATAAGTTTCATTACCTGGTAGTTTTTGAAGTTAGCGAGGATGTGTTTGATTTGTTCAGCAGCCCCTGTCATGAAAGGCTTTACTCTCTCTGGCTTGTGTTCCTCAAGTCTGGCTTTGattctggaagggaaaaaagctctgaaaacatGTTCTAGCCTAATAACTTCACTGTGCAGCATCACATCATAGCAGAAAGAGTTACTTGCAGTCAAACTGTttgattttgctgcttttccccctctccctctcaaAGCCcccaaattttaatttaattttgctagTGAGTTAGCAGAACAGTGCCTGCCACTCATATCAAACTCATTTTACTTCTAGTGTAGTGGTAGACAAAAATTAGCACGCCATTTCCACAGCATCAAGAATACTATCCATGAGTATCACAGAGAAAGTGTTTTCACCTTTAGTGCTAACCCACTAAACACTGAGCCACAAAAATTATACCTTGAATTAGCAAAAAGTTCCATTCACACACATTATATTTGGACATTTAAATTGTCAAGTTAGAAAAGCTTCCTGAAGCTTTCTTCACAAGCCCACCCCCTTCCCCATGAAGGTCTGGCATAGAggaatcagaaagaaaacagcaaagttaCAAATAATATCCAAAGCACATGATTAGGTCCTCTACCTCAGCCAAGATAAACTTGGATATTCCAGTATCAATTTGTTAGAGCTCCAGTTTTGCCAAGTATTAAGACATTATTCAAGTTCACACCCAGTTTGGCACCTGTATCAGAACGAACACCTACTACCAATAAAGttcaatactgtttttaaaatctcagcaacCTAACAATTTTGCCGTCCCATTTAAAGAAAAAGCCAACCAACACTTACGCTTTCATGTAGTCCTTGATGTACTTCTTGTAGGATTCTTTTGTAAAGCTGGTTTCCTGAAGGTGGTGGTTTATTACTATATCAACACCAGTTATGACCGTGGCTTCTGTTCCATCTCCCTCAGGACCTTCAGCAGAGGCATTGCCACCAATTAGAGAGTCATCAATTTGACCCTCTGTCCTGGTGACCATCTAGATTTA
This genomic interval from Calonectris borealis chromosome 1, bCalBor7.hap1.2, whole genome shotgun sequence contains the following:
- the TPT1 gene encoding translationally-controlled tumor protein — encoded protein: MIIYRDCISQDEMFSDIYKIREVANGLCLEVEGKMVTRTEGQIDDSLIGGNASAEGPEGDGTEATVITGVDIVINHHLQETSFTKESYKKYIKDYMKAIKARLEEHKPERVKPFMTGAAEQIKHILANFKNYQFFVGENMNPDGMVALLDFREDGVTPYMIFFKDGLEIEKC